In a single window of the Magnolia sinica isolate HGM2019 chromosome 7, MsV1, whole genome shotgun sequence genome:
- the LOC131250759 gene encoding protein LNK2 isoform X1, giving the protein MFDWNEDELADIIWGDANESDDHIVPYPKGSEETPLFAFGDYSKKQNNQETSTTIKPAEQKTSGAKNDFLGNKLEASPCFDTNEELSAPRLDMDPWPALPLSSSAERKQSADMNGRDSIGAEVSDDFPVVTDLDSVSGRLPPDPPLFGNDYEDKEGGSFLDYGWANIGNFDDLDRIFRNDSMLGHEMIGNTDELWSSSTNAITSPAQSFPFAASCPSSDRLRATSEKYEVKLELQPYQNQSLGQECNIKNDANVLQIKDEAAGLTSKPSLEEKTEDSTETTAETTASQSQVVSESSGIRNHFADKVNRQRKILKCRKKVEEKGKAKSTQNMCGVWPPSTNQIQQFGNPKLHASAASTLQTFPSSVLGPQRHLGGPESLRYVHNSSPFMHTTYGYPTHHFPVMPMLPQSRPERDQSQMVVADYKVSTDSPRLASQQQKLPDVSSRPLSMTPQEKIEKLRRRQQMQALLAIQHQQQQFGQQISSSDHSVGQKCSQENQGQDAIAGDIKVEEKSLEMNFPMEQDDSTKISMLANEQSLEETIFDQLQDAIGKLDIRMRLCVRDSLFRLARSAMQRNNISDTSSTNKCSRDENEVLANEETNSHDRSAQLPDVETDTNRIDRTVAHLLFHRPSEPGARPVKDEIPESPNSSNPESFPVQPKAEDWAKLPAVCVSDSLTDKQSHSYYESQTPTPHIPADAQNENPLPNNL; this is encoded by the exons ATGTTTGATTGGAACGAGGACGAG cTTGCAGATATCATATGGGGTGACGCAAATGAGAGTGATGACCATATTGTTCCCTATCCCAAGGGGAGTGAAGAGACTCCGCTCTTTGCTTTTGGGGATTACAGCAAGAAGCAAAACAATCAAGAAACCAGCACTACTATAAAACCTGCAGAGCAGAAAACATCAGGAGCTAAAAATGATTTCCTTGGAAATAAACTGGAGGCCAGTCCCTGTTTTGATACAAATGAGGAACTTTCAGCTCCAAGACTTGACATGGATCCATGGCCTGCTTTGCCTTTGTCGAGCTCTGCAGAGCGTAAACAAAGTGCTGATATGAATGGTCGGGATTCCATAGGCGCTGAAgtttctgatgattttcctgtgGTGACGGATTTAGATTCGGTGTCAG GTCGACTACCTCCAGATCCTCCATTGTTTGGAAATGATTATGAAGATAAAGAGGGTGGCAGCTTTCTTGACTATGGTTGGGCTAACATTGGAAACTTTGATGATCTTGATAGAATCTTTAG AAATGACTCCATGCTTGGGCATGAAATGATTGGCAACACAGATGAGCTGTGGTCATCTTCGACCAATGCGATCACGAGCCCAGCTCAATCTTTTCCCTTTGCTGCAAGCTGTCCAAGTTCAGATAGGTTAAGGGCTACGTCAGAGAAGTATGAGGTCAAATTGGAACTTCAGCCCTACCAAAACCAGTCTCTTGGCCAAGAATGCAACATAAAGAATGATGCCAATGTACTACAAATTAAAGATGAGGCTGCTGGATTGACAAGTAAACCTTCACTGGAAGAGAAG ACAGAAGATAGCACTGAGACAACTGCAGAAACAACAGCATCTCAATCCCAAGTTGTGAGTGAAAGTAGTGGGATCCGCAACCACTTTGCTGACAAG GTGAATAGGCAGAGAAAGATATTGAAGTGTCGAAAAAAAGTAGAAGAAAAGGGCAAAGCAAAATCGACGCAGAATATGTGTGGTGTCTGGCCTCCTAGTACAAACCAGATTCAACAATTTGGAAACCCGAAATTGCATGCCTCCGCAGCATCTACTCTGCAAACTTTTCCATCTTCAGTCCTTGGTCCACAAAGGCACCTTGGAGGGCCTGAGTCTTTGAGATATGTACACAACTCCAGTCCATTTATGCACACAACATATGGATATCCTACACATCACTTTCCTGTCATGCCAATGCTACCACAAAGTCGTCCCGAGAGGGACCAGAGCCAAATGGTTGTTGCTGATTATAAAGTTTCTACAGATTCACCAAGGCTTGCGTCTCAGCAGCAGAAGTTACCGGATGTTTCCTCAAGGCCTTTGTCTATGACACCTCAggaaaagatagaaaaattacGACGGCGTCAACAAATGCAGGCACTGCTTGCCATTCAGCACCAACAACAGCAATTTGGACAGCAGATCAGTTCTTCCGATCATTCTGTTGGTCAAAAGTGCTCTCAAGAGAATCAAGGTCAAGATGCTATTGCAGGTGATATTAAAGTTGAAGAAAAATCGTTAGAGATGAATTTTCCAATGGAACAAGATGACTCCACTAAGATATCAATGTTGGCCAATGAACAATCGCTAGAGGAAACCATATTTGATCAGCTTCAAGATGCCATAGGAAAG TTGGATATTAGAATGAGACTGTGTGTCCGAGATAGTTTGTTTCGTTTAGCTAGAAGTGCGATGCAAAGGAATAACATTAGCGATACAAGCAGTACCAACAAATGTAGCagagatgaaaatgaagttcttGCAAATGAAGAAACCAACAGTCATGACAG GTCTGCACAGCTGCCGGATGTGGAAACAGATACCAACCGCATAGACCGGACTGTGGCTCATTTGCTCTTTCACAGGCCATCAGAACCTGGTGCAAGGCCCGTCAAAGATGAAATCCCTGAATCGCCCAATTCCAGTAATCCCGAAAGCTTCCCAGTCCAACCCAAAGCAGAAGACTGGGCGAAGCTGCCTGCAGTATGTGTATCTGATAGCTTGACTGATAAACAAAGCCACTCTTACTATGAATCTCAAACGCCAACACCTCATATTCCTGCGGATGCCCAAAATGAAAATCCGCTCCCAAACAATCTTTGA
- the LOC131250759 gene encoding protein LNK2 isoform X2 has product MLADIIWGDANESDDHIVPYPKGSEETPLFAFGDYSKKQNNQETSTTIKPAEQKTSGAKNDFLGNKLEASPCFDTNEELSAPRLDMDPWPALPLSSSAERKQSADMNGRDSIGAEVSDDFPVVTDLDSVSGRLPPDPPLFGNDYEDKEGGSFLDYGWANIGNFDDLDRIFRNDSMLGHEMIGNTDELWSSSTNAITSPAQSFPFAASCPSSDRLRATSEKYEVKLELQPYQNQSLGQECNIKNDANVLQIKDEAAGLTSKPSLEEKTEDSTETTAETTASQSQVVSESSGIRNHFADKVNRQRKILKCRKKVEEKGKAKSTQNMCGVWPPSTNQIQQFGNPKLHASAASTLQTFPSSVLGPQRHLGGPESLRYVHNSSPFMHTTYGYPTHHFPVMPMLPQSRPERDQSQMVVADYKVSTDSPRLASQQQKLPDVSSRPLSMTPQEKIEKLRRRQQMQALLAIQHQQQQFGQQISSSDHSVGQKCSQENQGQDAIAGDIKVEEKSLEMNFPMEQDDSTKISMLANEQSLEETIFDQLQDAIGKLDIRMRLCVRDSLFRLARSAMQRNNISDTSSTNKCSRDENEVLANEETNSHDRSAQLPDVETDTNRIDRTVAHLLFHRPSEPGARPVKDEIPESPNSSNPESFPVQPKAEDWAKLPAVCVSDSLTDKQSHSYYESQTPTPHIPADAQNENPLPNNL; this is encoded by the exons ATG cTTGCAGATATCATATGGGGTGACGCAAATGAGAGTGATGACCATATTGTTCCCTATCCCAAGGGGAGTGAAGAGACTCCGCTCTTTGCTTTTGGGGATTACAGCAAGAAGCAAAACAATCAAGAAACCAGCACTACTATAAAACCTGCAGAGCAGAAAACATCAGGAGCTAAAAATGATTTCCTTGGAAATAAACTGGAGGCCAGTCCCTGTTTTGATACAAATGAGGAACTTTCAGCTCCAAGACTTGACATGGATCCATGGCCTGCTTTGCCTTTGTCGAGCTCTGCAGAGCGTAAACAAAGTGCTGATATGAATGGTCGGGATTCCATAGGCGCTGAAgtttctgatgattttcctgtgGTGACGGATTTAGATTCGGTGTCAG GTCGACTACCTCCAGATCCTCCATTGTTTGGAAATGATTATGAAGATAAAGAGGGTGGCAGCTTTCTTGACTATGGTTGGGCTAACATTGGAAACTTTGATGATCTTGATAGAATCTTTAG AAATGACTCCATGCTTGGGCATGAAATGATTGGCAACACAGATGAGCTGTGGTCATCTTCGACCAATGCGATCACGAGCCCAGCTCAATCTTTTCCCTTTGCTGCAAGCTGTCCAAGTTCAGATAGGTTAAGGGCTACGTCAGAGAAGTATGAGGTCAAATTGGAACTTCAGCCCTACCAAAACCAGTCTCTTGGCCAAGAATGCAACATAAAGAATGATGCCAATGTACTACAAATTAAAGATGAGGCTGCTGGATTGACAAGTAAACCTTCACTGGAAGAGAAG ACAGAAGATAGCACTGAGACAACTGCAGAAACAACAGCATCTCAATCCCAAGTTGTGAGTGAAAGTAGTGGGATCCGCAACCACTTTGCTGACAAG GTGAATAGGCAGAGAAAGATATTGAAGTGTCGAAAAAAAGTAGAAGAAAAGGGCAAAGCAAAATCGACGCAGAATATGTGTGGTGTCTGGCCTCCTAGTACAAACCAGATTCAACAATTTGGAAACCCGAAATTGCATGCCTCCGCAGCATCTACTCTGCAAACTTTTCCATCTTCAGTCCTTGGTCCACAAAGGCACCTTGGAGGGCCTGAGTCTTTGAGATATGTACACAACTCCAGTCCATTTATGCACACAACATATGGATATCCTACACATCACTTTCCTGTCATGCCAATGCTACCACAAAGTCGTCCCGAGAGGGACCAGAGCCAAATGGTTGTTGCTGATTATAAAGTTTCTACAGATTCACCAAGGCTTGCGTCTCAGCAGCAGAAGTTACCGGATGTTTCCTCAAGGCCTTTGTCTATGACACCTCAggaaaagatagaaaaattacGACGGCGTCAACAAATGCAGGCACTGCTTGCCATTCAGCACCAACAACAGCAATTTGGACAGCAGATCAGTTCTTCCGATCATTCTGTTGGTCAAAAGTGCTCTCAAGAGAATCAAGGTCAAGATGCTATTGCAGGTGATATTAAAGTTGAAGAAAAATCGTTAGAGATGAATTTTCCAATGGAACAAGATGACTCCACTAAGATATCAATGTTGGCCAATGAACAATCGCTAGAGGAAACCATATTTGATCAGCTTCAAGATGCCATAGGAAAG TTGGATATTAGAATGAGACTGTGTGTCCGAGATAGTTTGTTTCGTTTAGCTAGAAGTGCGATGCAAAGGAATAACATTAGCGATACAAGCAGTACCAACAAATGTAGCagagatgaaaatgaagttcttGCAAATGAAGAAACCAACAGTCATGACAG GTCTGCACAGCTGCCGGATGTGGAAACAGATACCAACCGCATAGACCGGACTGTGGCTCATTTGCTCTTTCACAGGCCATCAGAACCTGGTGCAAGGCCCGTCAAAGATGAAATCCCTGAATCGCCCAATTCCAGTAATCCCGAAAGCTTCCCAGTCCAACCCAAAGCAGAAGACTGGGCGAAGCTGCCTGCAGTATGTGTATCTGATAGCTTGACTGATAAACAAAGCCACTCTTACTATGAATCTCAAACGCCAACACCTCATATTCCTGCGGATGCCCAAAATGAAAATCCGCTCCCAAACAATCTTTGA
- the LOC131250760 gene encoding cytochrome P450 94A1-like has product MEMETTILFSLLISSSLFLLFYLSSFFHPKHSTTTPTPSTHPIIGNLIAFLHNRHRFFDWATQMLSDSPSNTINVRGPLFTSRGICTADPTNVDHLLKSNFSNYIKGDRFHSVLSELLGHGIFNVDGQLWSSQRKIASHEFNTRSLKSFVADTVRSETINRLLPTLISASNTNQIIDLQDIFRKFSFDNICNLAFGDDPACLDPSNSDTQPLFVQAFDEAVEICSARFMAPTPWVWKFKKLLRIGSERKLKQLIGIIDNYAMKIIESKKIKNKNDPDRDLLSRFMSTNQDSNLQDPIEKCKFLRDIIISFILAGKDSTSTALTWFFWLLSTNPKCEKRAYAEISEAMVEAQRRDGEILEYEELKSLNYLHAAITESLRLYPPVPIDSRVAVADDVMPDGTRVGAGWFADYSAYAMGRMERLWGKECLEFKPERWLDEYGTFVGVDQFRFPVFHGGPRVCLGKEMAYVQMKSVAAAVIYGFEVVGVREEMPTYVMSLTLKMDGGFPVRVSRRKY; this is encoded by the coding sequence atggaaatggaaacaaccattctcttctctctcctcatctcttcttctctcttcctacTCTTCTATCTCTCCTCCTTCTTCCATCCAAAACACTCCACCACCACCCCAACTCCCTCCACCCACCCCATCATCGGCAACCTCATCGCCTTCCTCCACAATCGCCACCGCTTCTTTGATTGGGCCACTCAAATGCTCTCTGATTCCCCATCAAACACCATCAACGTCCGCGGCCCGCTCTTCACTTCCCGCGGCATCTGCACCGCTGACCCCACCAACGTCGACCACCTCCTCAAATCCAATTTCTCCAATTACATCAAAGGCGACCGTTTCCACTCCGTCCTCTCCGAACTCCTCGGCCATGGCATCTTCAACGTCGACGGCCAGCTATGGTCATCTCAACGCAAAATCGCCAGCCATGAATTCAACACTCGCTCCCTCAAATCCTTCGTCGCCGACACCGTCCGTTCCGAAACCATCAACCGCCTCCTCCCAACACTCATCTCAGCATCAAACACCAATCAGATCATCGATCTTCAGGACATCTTCCGAAAATTCTCATTCGACAACATCTGCAATCTTGCATTTGGAGATGACCCAGCATGCTTAGATCCGTCGAATTCAGATACTCAGCCGCTGTTTGTTCAGGCCTTCGATGAGGCAGTAGAGATCTGCTCAGCACGGTTCATGGCCCCGACGCCATGGGTCTGGAAATTCAAGAAGCTTCTACGCATTGGCTCGGAAAGAAAGCTCAAACAGCTGATTGGTATTATAGATAATTACGCGATGAAGATCATAGAGTCGAAGAAAATCAAAAATAAGAATGACCCAGATCGTGATTTGCTCTCAAGATTCATGTCTACTAATCAAGACTCAAACCTGCAGGATCCGATAGAGAAGTGCAAGTTCCTTAGAGATATCATCATAAGCTTCATATTAGCTGGGAAGGACTCGACATCAACGGCGCTAACATGGTTCTTCTGGCTACTCTCAACGAACCCAAAATGCGAGAAACGGGCCTACGCCGAGATATCGGAAGCAATGGTGGAAGCGCAGCGGCGGGATGGGGAGATCTTGGAGTATGAAGAGCTGAAGAGTTTGAATTACTTGCATGCAGCTATAACTGAGTCGCTACGGCTATATCCGCCGGTGCCGATTGACTCGAGGGTGGCAGTAGCTGATGATGTGATGCCAGATGGGACACGTGTGGGGGCTGGATGGTTTGCAGACTACTCGGCGTATGCTATGGGGAGGATGGAGAGGTTGTGGGGGAAGGAGTGTTTGGAATTTAAGCCGGAGAGGTGGTTGGATGAATATGGAACGTTCGTTGGGGTGGACCAGTTCCGGTTTCCagttttccatggtgggccacgagtttGTTTGGGGAAGGAGATGGCGTATGTGCAGATGAAGTCAGTAGCAGCAGCTGTGATTTATGGGTTTGAAGTGGTGGGAGTGAGGGAGGAAATGCCGACATATGTGATGTCTCTCACTctcaagatggacggtggatttcCTGTCCGGGTCAGCAGAAGAAAATACTAG